A window from Sphingobium sp. EM0848 encodes these proteins:
- a CDS encoding TerC family protein, with the protein MEFLFMDWLGTPAWFWLAFLAIVAALTAFDLGFLHKENKEIGIKESLKLSLFYISIACAFGAWVWFVRGPEPGMQYFTGFFIEKALSIDNVFVISLIFSYFAIPAKYQYRALLWGIVGVIVLRGLMIAGGAMLLHQAYWVLYLFAAFLIFTGIKMMFSGDEAMDVGRNPLIRFISKHMRVTPQLHGEHFFARMADPKTGKMVMAATPLLLALVVINFADLVFAVDSVPAIFAITTDTFIVYTSNVMAILGLRALYFALSAMVHRFHYLKYALAAILVFIGTKIFVADFLLDGGKFPPVLSLGVTFALIGAGVGWSLWKTRQEERRLT; encoded by the coding sequence GTGGAATTTCTCTTCATGGACTGGCTGGGGACACCGGCCTGGTTCTGGCTGGCCTTTCTCGCCATCGTCGCGGCGCTGACGGCCTTCGACCTCGGCTTCCTGCACAAGGAAAACAAGGAGATCGGCATCAAGGAGAGCCTGAAACTCTCCCTTTTCTACATCAGCATCGCCTGCGCGTTCGGCGCCTGGGTCTGGTTCGTGCGCGGACCGGAACCGGGGATGCAATATTTCACCGGCTTCTTCATCGAGAAGGCGCTGTCGATCGACAATGTCTTCGTCATCAGCCTGATCTTCTCCTACTTCGCGATTCCGGCGAAATATCAGTATCGGGCGCTGCTGTGGGGCATCGTCGGCGTGATCGTGCTGCGCGGCCTGATGATCGCGGGCGGGGCCATGCTGCTGCATCAGGCCTATTGGGTGCTGTATCTGTTCGCCGCCTTCCTGATCTTCACCGGCATCAAGATGATGTTCAGCGGCGATGAGGCGATGGACGTGGGCAGGAATCCGCTGATCCGCTTCATTTCGAAGCATATGCGGGTGACGCCGCAACTGCATGGCGAGCATTTCTTCGCGCGCATGGCCGATCCGAAGACAGGGAAAATGGTGATGGCCGCCACGCCGCTGCTGCTGGCGCTGGTGGTGATCAATTTCGCCGACCTCGTGTTCGCGGTGGACAGCGTGCCCGCGATCTTCGCGATCACGACCGACACCTTCATCGTCTATACGTCGAACGTGATGGCGATCCTGGGCCTGCGGGCGCTCTATTTTGCGTTGTCGGCCATGGTGCACCGCTTCCACTATCTGAAATATGCGCTGGCGGCGATATTGGTGTTCATCGGCACCAAGATCTTTGTCGCGGACTTCCTGCTCGATGGCGGGAAATTCCCGCCGGTGTTGAGCCTGGGCGTCACTTTTGCGCTGATCGGCGCAGGGGTGGGCTGGTCGCTATGGAAAACGCGACAGGAAGAGCGGCGCCTGACC